The following coding sequences lie in one Metallumcola ferriviriculae genomic window:
- the dinB gene encoding DNA polymerase IV, whose product MSGLYIIHVDMDAFYAAVEQRDDPKLMGKPVIIGGADPTKRGVVSTASYEARKCGVHSAMPLKEAYRRCPRGFYLPVNMKKYKSVSKEIFQLFGEYTPLVETIALDEAFLDVTGSVRLFGPAEKIGQLIKERIKRELDLTASIGISYNKYLAKLASDLNKPDGFLMVNKGNLERIVHPLPVTRLWGVGAKMALKLNAAGHNTIGNIAKADPVDLRRQFGVLGEHISLLSRGIDQRQVIPDHEAKSVGRETTFPRDVSSREILLSVLMQLVEDVCYRLRAEDLRGYCVTVKIRYEDFETHTKQATLDRMTNLEHEVFETARSLFNELHSRRAVRLLGISVSRLSSENEEQLDLFGENRQKHDVLARTSDMLRKKYGRPLITRARGVDKDND is encoded by the coding sequence ATGAGTGGGCTGTATATCATTCATGTGGATATGGATGCCTTTTATGCGGCAGTGGAACAGCGGGATGACCCGAAATTAATGGGTAAGCCGGTGATTATAGGTGGCGCGGACCCTACCAAGCGTGGCGTGGTGTCTACAGCATCCTATGAGGCAAGAAAGTGTGGCGTGCACTCGGCTATGCCGCTTAAAGAGGCGTATCGGCGCTGTCCTCGCGGCTTTTATCTGCCGGTAAATATGAAAAAGTATAAGTCGGTCTCAAAGGAGATTTTTCAGCTTTTTGGCGAATACACACCTTTAGTTGAGACGATTGCCCTTGATGAGGCGTTTTTGGATGTGACCGGATCGGTGCGGTTATTTGGGCCGGCGGAAAAAATAGGTCAGCTAATTAAGGAACGCATCAAGCGGGAGTTGGATTTAACTGCATCCATTGGCATTTCTTATAATAAGTACCTTGCCAAGCTGGCCTCAGACCTTAACAAGCCTGATGGTTTTTTAATGGTTAATAAGGGGAACTTAGAAAGAATAGTACATCCTCTACCGGTGACACGGCTTTGGGGTGTGGGGGCTAAGATGGCTTTAAAGTTAAATGCCGCTGGTCATAACACTATTGGCAACATAGCTAAAGCTGACCCAGTAGATTTACGCAGGCAGTTTGGCGTGTTGGGGGAGCATATTTCTCTACTTAGCCGTGGTATTGACCAAAGGCAGGTGATACCTGATCATGAGGCCAAATCGGTAGGCAGGGAGACCACTTTTCCCCGGGACGTTAGCAGCAGAGAAATTTTGCTTAGCGTCTTGATGCAGCTGGTGGAAGATGTCTGCTATAGGCTGCGGGCAGAGGATTTACGGGGCTATTGTGTGACGGTCAAAATTCGATATGAAGATTTCGAGACCCATACCAAGCAGGCTACTTTGGACCGAATGACCAATCTTGAACATGAAGTTTTCGAGACTGCCAGGAGCTTATTTAATGAACTGCATTCCCGGCGAGCGGTTCGGTTGCTCGGGATATCAGTGTCAAGGTTAAGCAGTGAAAATGAGGAACAGCTGGATTTATTCGGTGAGAATCGGCAAAAACATGACGTTTTGGCCCGCACTTCTGATATGCTGCGAAAAAAGTATGGGCGCCCGTTGATAACTCGGGCTCGGGGTGTGGATAAAGATAACGACTAG
- a CDS encoding sigma-70 family RNA polymerase sigma factor: protein MSLTNDRLLERSRAGDVDAFQELINQYEKKIYTIAYRFMGNHEDASDLAQEAMLKAFRSISKFRGEASFKTWLYHITANVCRDELRKRSRRHEVSLDEPLVFDEGEVPKQTADWSGVPEKLYEERELQEYLNGLIQKLTPEYRMVIVMREIQELSYEEIAIKLDCSLGTVKSRLNRARKALKDKIVSDREQMTEGKRLTK from the coding sequence GTGAGTTTGACCAATGATCGGCTGCTTGAGAGAAGCAGAGCCGGTGATGTGGATGCTTTTCAAGAGTTGATTAATCAGTACGAAAAAAAGATATATACTATTGCTTATAGGTTTATGGGTAATCATGAGGATGCCAGTGATCTGGCCCAAGAGGCAATGTTGAAGGCCTTTAGGTCTATCAGTAAGTTTCGCGGTGAAGCGTCCTTTAAAACCTGGCTTTATCACATAACCGCCAATGTTTGTCGGGATGAATTACGTAAAAGGAGCCGCCGGCACGAGGTATCGCTGGATGAACCGCTGGTTTTTGACGAAGGTGAGGTACCAAAGCAAACCGCTGATTGGTCCGGGGTACCGGAAAAGCTTTATGAGGAACGGGAACTGCAGGAATATCTCAACGGCCTAATTCAAAAGCTTACTCCTGAGTACCGAATGGTGATAGTAATGCGGGAAATCCAAGAACTGAGTTATGAGGAAATAGCCATTAAGCTGGATTGCTCGTTGGGAACGGTGAAATCTCGCTTGAACAGGGCGCGGAAAGCGCTTAAGGATAAAATAGTCTCTGACCGGGAACAAATGACTGAAGGAAAGCGTCTAACCAAGTGA
- a CDS encoding DUF4349 domain-containing protein → MACEKFQEMLSAYLDQALNPADVELLEAHLEECEQCRQELADLKDTVTMLRSMAEIEPPAEFKQQLRERLQAEKQQVKNQSPSLMRRVIRSPWLPLSAAAALFFVFIGVFGISFWLQPMGRSADTAKQEQSVAPEMGFDEQNKSAAPMEYADDAEFDQPEIARDQGQLESQDMKIAGSAAGIAKEEALPPAAVKYEQRVERKVVRRASFTLEVKDVPGAEQSLRQSVEKFGGYVESANMQKQTEDRYFANLTLRVPQDSFNQMLDDIKKLGEVRDTSFNGDDVTRQYYDTQARLKVMREEEESLLEVLDKASKIEDIMQVRRELSRVRQEIESLDSQLKNLSQMADLATINVSLRTEDVPKNTISTTGMGGVWSRTMQAFVLSTNRLIRGLGETLIGVGALLPILILLAALILFVAAIVRFRRQSKSE, encoded by the coding sequence ATGGCATGCGAAAAATTCCAAGAAATGCTTTCGGCTTACCTCGACCAGGCATTAAATCCAGCCGATGTTGAACTGTTAGAAGCACATTTGGAAGAATGTGAGCAATGTCGTCAGGAATTGGCGGATTTAAAGGATACAGTTACTATGCTGCGTTCAATGGCAGAAATTGAACCGCCGGCTGAATTCAAGCAGCAGCTGCGGGAGCGTCTGCAGGCGGAAAAACAGCAAGTAAAGAATCAGAGTCCCTCCTTGATGCGTAGAGTGATACGTTCTCCTTGGCTTCCGTTATCTGCAGCAGCCGCTTTGTTTTTCGTGTTCATTGGTGTTTTTGGTATTAGTTTTTGGCTGCAACCCATGGGTAGGAGTGCCGATACGGCTAAACAAGAGCAGTCAGTCGCCCCGGAAATGGGATTTGATGAACAAAATAAATCTGCTGCTCCCATGGAGTATGCCGATGATGCTGAATTTGACCAGCCGGAGATAGCCAGAGACCAGGGTCAGCTGGAAAGTCAGGATATGAAAATAGCCGGTAGTGCGGCGGGGATTGCCAAAGAGGAAGCGCTGCCACCCGCTGCGGTTAAATATGAGCAACGTGTAGAGCGTAAGGTTGTTCGCCGGGCAAGCTTTACACTTGAAGTAAAGGATGTGCCAGGGGCGGAACAAAGTCTGCGCCAGTCTGTGGAAAAGTTTGGCGGTTATGTTGAGTCGGCTAATATGCAGAAACAAACGGAAGACAGATATTTTGCCAATCTAACATTGCGAGTACCCCAAGATAGCTTTAACCAAATGCTAGATGACATTAAAAAATTAGGTGAAGTTAGAGATACGTCTTTTAATGGCGATGATGTCACCCGACAGTATTACGATACTCAGGCGCGGTTAAAGGTAATGCGGGAAGAAGAAGAAAGCCTGCTCGAGGTACTTGATAAAGCAAGCAAGATTGAAGATATCATGCAGGTAAGGCGTGAACTGAGTCGCGTGCGTCAGGAAATAGAATCTTTAGACAGCCAGTTAAAAAATCTGTCCCAAATGGCAGATCTCGCTACAATTAACGTAAGTTTAAGAACGGAAGACGTACCCAAAAATACTATTAGTACCACGGGAATGGGCGGTGTCTGGTCTCGGACCATGCAGGCATTTGTTCTTTCCACTAACCGTCTTATCAGAGGATTAGGTGAGACGCTGATTGGGGTAGGGGCGCTGCTGCCCATCTTAATATTGCTGGCGGCGTTGATATTGTTTGTGGCGGCGATAGTTCGCTTCAGGAGACAAAGTAAATCGGAGTAA
- a CDS encoding diguanylate cyclase: MPVNPCYSTDTKCIVPDLISHLNQGIIIIDEKQRICHVNQWLCQFVGYEQSELLSMSRTEFIKIITTFSKEVYNELDNIFKDLMEVGKSFKRSAVFVHKNGSSLPVLLSANGLTDSKGRVQAVLYMIDDAQEHVLSEITKNLHLHLHLKEVLDKTIELVVNYLGLSSGAIFLYEESNELLRLVACNVFTKQQLEKLRIPLGEGAPGKIASMRKPMYIENLQTNPNIDPYARKIHLNKSSIGYPMIVKDHLVGVIAFDAQTVRKFSLKEKKLFSEIADLVGAAIYNAQMFEYMEKLSYIDDLTGLFNHRYFQQELSDTIASAYNINKPVSLLMIDIDHFKRFNDTFGHMAGDRLLKELAGLFRLILGAEKFIARYGGEEFAVVLPGATYREALKTAEKIRETVHRHPFEFRGKQAGNPLTISIGVASFPEHCESKNELISCADLALYTAKRGGRNRAEGYFSIIDELYSKTEAAEHDTLKQIRKLLMKINNKDDYTFHHSERVSIHATIIAEAMGLNKYQCNIVRYGAYLHDIGKIKIPRNLLVKNGPLTQDEFKAIREHTKHGYELVKPIKTIKECLPIILYHHERYDGHGYPSGLKGEEIPLFARIVAAADSYDAMTSQRPYQSQKSFDEAIMELTVCAGNQFDPEVVKTFVALLRTKQLSGMDNR, encoded by the coding sequence ATGCCGGTAAATCCATGCTACAGCACCGATACTAAATGTATTGTTCCCGACTTGATTAGTCATTTAAATCAAGGAATTATTATTATTGATGAAAAACAGCGCATTTGTCACGTGAACCAATGGCTCTGCCAATTTGTCGGTTATGAGCAATCCGAGCTTCTCAGTATGAGTCGCACTGAATTTATAAAAATAATTACTACTTTCTCGAAAGAAGTCTATAACGAATTGGATAATATTTTTAAGGATTTAATGGAAGTCGGAAAATCATTTAAACGTTCCGCTGTATTTGTTCATAAAAACGGTTCCTCGCTGCCGGTATTGTTATCCGCAAATGGACTTACTGACAGCAAGGGACGAGTTCAGGCAGTATTATATATGATTGATGATGCCCAAGAACATGTCTTGTCGGAAATCACAAAAAATCTGCATCTTCATTTACATTTAAAAGAGGTGCTGGACAAAACTATCGAGCTGGTAGTAAATTATTTGGGTCTATCATCGGGAGCCATATTTCTTTATGAAGAAAGCAATGAGCTTCTTCGCCTGGTGGCATGTAATGTTTTTACGAAACAACAATTAGAGAAGCTTCGGATACCGCTGGGTGAAGGAGCCCCAGGGAAAATAGCCTCCATGCGAAAACCTATGTATATAGAAAACCTACAAACTAACCCCAATATTGACCCCTATGCACGTAAAATTCACCTCAACAAGTCAAGCATCGGCTATCCCATGATTGTAAAGGATCACTTGGTAGGGGTCATTGCCTTTGATGCTCAGACAGTACGTAAGTTTTCACTGAAAGAAAAAAAACTTTTCTCAGAAATTGCTGATTTGGTGGGTGCTGCAATTTACAATGCCCAAATGTTTGAGTATATGGAAAAACTCTCTTATATTGATGATTTAACGGGACTATTCAACCACCGCTACTTTCAACAAGAATTGTCCGATACGATAGCTTCAGCATATAACATAAACAAACCCGTAAGCTTATTAATGATAGACATCGACCACTTCAAAAGGTTTAATGACACTTTCGGTCATATGGCCGGGGATAGATTATTAAAAGAATTGGCGGGTCTATTCCGACTTATCTTGGGAGCAGAAAAATTCATAGCCCGATACGGCGGCGAGGAATTTGCTGTGGTACTACCCGGTGCAACTTATCGGGAAGCTTTAAAAACCGCTGAAAAAATAAGAGAAACTGTGCATAGGCATCCCTTCGAATTTAGAGGAAAGCAAGCTGGTAATCCTTTAACCATTTCCATAGGAGTTGCCAGTTTTCCAGAGCATTGTGAAAGTAAAAATGAGTTGATAAGCTGTGCTGATCTGGCCCTATATACCGCAAAACGAGGAGGCAGAAACCGGGCAGAAGGATACTTCAGCATTATCGATGAACTTTATTCCAAAACTGAAGCAGCGGAACATGATACTCTTAAACAAATAAGAAAACTGTTGATGAAAATTAACAATAAGGACGATTACACCTTTCATCATTCCGAACGGGTATCTATTCACGCCACCATCATAGCTGAAGCCATGGGGCTAAATAAATATCAATGCAATATCGTTAGATACGGTGCTTATCTCCACGATATCGGAAAAATCAAAATTCCCCGAAACTTATTGGTTAAAAACGGCCCTTTGACCCAAGACGAATTTAAAGCCATCCGGGAACACACCAAACATGGCTACGAATTGGTCAAACCCATTAAGACGATAAAGGAATGTCTACCTATTATCTTATATCATCACGAAAGATATGACGGTCATGGCTACCCATCCGGCCTTAAAGGTGAGGAAATCCCACTATTTGCAAGGATAGTTGCTGCTGCAGACAGTTACGATGCAATGACTTCCCAGCGGCCTTACCAATCGCAAAAATCCTTCGATGAAGCAATTATGGAATTAACCGTCTGCGCCGGGAATCAATTTGATCCGGAAGTTGTGAAAACATTTGTTGCTTTGTTGAGGACAAAACAGTTATCGGGAATGGATAACCGCTGA
- a CDS encoding CapA family protein → MGKSRGAGVLLSMIAGVLAGVLAAGLVMLAFNSTTWGRVSEEAAPVFNMEAGSPRVSLAAVGDIMLARKVGRLMEEKGNHYPVDAIAQRLAAADVTFGNLESPIGTGGTPLPQKGIWFRAKPERVEALVLSGFDAVSIANNHALDYDSKVFLDTLDILDQRGIKAVGGGVDIDHARKPVIIEKNGLSIGFLAYSEMADIIWSFNYPRMLMASEDTPGIAPAGPRYEAEILEDVEKLAPNVDIVVVSLHWGTEYQYSPMDSQRDFGHRLIDAGVDLIIGHHPHTLQGLERYGNGLIAYSLGNFIFDQNFSQQTTEGLLLEVTLTPMGVENATVSPVVIPQSQPRIAAGEDAARVNKLTASLSKDLGLDFEWQFDMPVLSLQEDSGMKI, encoded by the coding sequence GTGGGTAAAAGCAGAGGTGCGGGCGTACTATTATCCATGATAGCGGGTGTGTTGGCTGGGGTGCTTGCGGCCGGTTTGGTAATGCTTGCCTTTAATAGCACCACCTGGGGTCGGGTATCTGAAGAAGCAGCTCCGGTGTTTAATATGGAAGCAGGTAGCCCTCGGGTTTCTCTGGCTGCTGTGGGTGATATAATGCTGGCGCGTAAAGTTGGCCGTTTGATGGAGGAAAAGGGTAATCACTATCCCGTGGACGCTATAGCTCAGCGTCTTGCCGCAGCAGATGTGACTTTTGGCAACTTGGAATCACCTATTGGTACAGGGGGCACTCCTTTGCCGCAAAAGGGGATATGGTTTCGGGCCAAGCCGGAAAGGGTGGAAGCGCTGGTGCTTTCAGGCTTCGATGCGGTCAGTATCGCCAATAACCATGCCCTCGATTATGATAGTAAGGTCTTTTTAGATACGCTGGATATTCTAGACCAAAGGGGTATCAAAGCGGTTGGCGGTGGAGTGGATATTGATCATGCGAGAAAACCGGTCATAATTGAAAAAAACGGTCTTAGTATCGGATTTCTAGCTTATAGCGAGATGGCGGATATCATTTGGAGCTTTAACTATCCTAGGATGCTGATGGCATCTGAGGATACGCCGGGCATCGCGCCTGCGGGGCCCCGGTATGAAGCGGAGATACTAGAAGATGTTGAAAAGCTGGCTCCGAATGTGGATATAGTAGTAGTATCACTACACTGGGGCACTGAATATCAATACAGTCCCATGGACAGCCAACGCGACTTTGGCCACCGTTTGATTGATGCAGGAGTGGACTTAATTATTGGACATCATCCTCACACCTTGCAGGGGTTGGAACGATACGGCAATGGATTAATTGCTTATAGCTTGGGGAACTTTATCTTTGATCAGAATTTTTCCCAACAGACAACCGAAGGGCTGCTGCTGGAAGTGACCCTGACGCCTATGGGAGTGGAGAATGCTACCGTTAGCCCTGTGGTTATTCCTCAGTCCCAACCTAGGATAGCAGCGGGGGAAGATGCAGCGAGGGTTAATAAGCTTACCGCCTCACTTTCGAAAGACTTGGGATTAGACTTTGAGTGGCAGTTTGACATGCCGGTACTGTCCTTACAGGAAGACTCGGGTATGAAGATATAG
- a CDS encoding sensor histidine kinase, translated as MASIFETLLSRLGFIILLAYLLSRMAPFKRLFIKQSIEKREKFLLALVFGLIGILGTYSGIPVKGAIANSRVIGPLVGGLLGGPVVGLIAGTIAGLHRWAIDINGFTALACAVSTIVAGVMGGVLHKYVMAKKNKWLPTFFIGMTAEIIQMIIILLIAKPLDSAVALVNVIWLPMILVNSMGAAAMMGIIQNIFWEKARAGAYQAQLALTIANQTLPILRKGLNTVTAREACGIIYSHIDTAAVAITNKDKILAHVGLGQDHHKPGLSYLTEGTKKVITTGQYHIAQRKDSIQCSTQGCRLASAIIVPLKENDEVIGCLKIYQNRENGITSIETQLALGLAQMFSTQLELAKVEYQAKLLDQAELRALQAQVNPHFLFNALNTVRSLVRTNPEKSRDLLAHLADYFRTNLQSCKEMVSIAREVQHVKSYLAIEQARFEEHLQVHWNIDETVKRKLPPFTLQPIVENAVKHGLYPKNAPGNIYISLEQTKHKIILIVEDDGVGMNPNDIKLYLSPNDSADHIGISNVNNRLKSHFGSSFGLAISSRKNEGTKVRIVLPAEKGGKINA; from the coding sequence ATGGCTTCCATATTTGAAACCCTTCTCAGTCGACTGGGATTTATCATTCTACTAGCATATCTCTTAAGCAGAATGGCACCTTTTAAACGACTGTTTATAAAACAAAGCATTGAGAAACGCGAAAAATTTCTACTCGCTTTAGTTTTTGGACTTATTGGCATATTAGGCACTTATTCAGGCATACCCGTAAAGGGGGCCATAGCAAATTCAAGAGTAATTGGTCCGCTAGTTGGCGGTCTCCTGGGAGGGCCTGTGGTAGGTTTGATAGCCGGTACGATAGCGGGCCTGCACCGTTGGGCTATAGATATTAACGGTTTTACTGCCCTAGCTTGTGCCGTATCAACCATTGTTGCGGGTGTCATGGGCGGGGTACTGCACAAATATGTAATGGCCAAAAAAAATAAGTGGCTGCCGACTTTCTTTATTGGAATGACTGCCGAAATAATACAAATGATTATCATCCTATTGATTGCCAAACCTTTAGATAGCGCAGTAGCCTTGGTCAACGTTATCTGGCTGCCCATGATACTGGTCAACAGCATGGGGGCCGCAGCCATGATGGGTATCATACAGAATATTTTCTGGGAAAAAGCCCGGGCTGGCGCTTACCAGGCACAACTGGCATTAACCATAGCGAATCAAACTCTACCAATTCTTAGAAAAGGTCTAAATACAGTCACTGCCCGGGAGGCATGTGGAATTATCTATAGCCATATTGACACCGCAGCGGTAGCAATCACAAATAAAGACAAAATATTGGCGCATGTCGGACTAGGTCAGGACCACCATAAACCCGGTCTTTCCTACCTGACCGAAGGAACAAAAAAAGTAATTACCACTGGACAGTATCATATTGCCCAAAGAAAAGACTCTATCCAGTGCAGTACCCAGGGCTGCCGCCTGGCTTCTGCCATTATCGTTCCTTTGAAAGAGAACGATGAGGTAATCGGCTGCCTGAAAATTTACCAAAACAGAGAAAACGGTATAACCTCTATTGAAACTCAGTTGGCTCTCGGCCTAGCGCAGATGTTTTCCACCCAGCTGGAATTAGCAAAAGTGGAATACCAGGCCAAGCTGCTAGACCAAGCCGAGCTGAGAGCTTTACAAGCGCAGGTTAATCCTCATTTTCTATTTAACGCGCTGAATACAGTTAGATCCCTGGTACGTACCAACCCGGAGAAATCCAGGGACCTATTGGCACATTTGGCAGACTATTTCCGGACAAATCTACAGTCATGTAAAGAAATGGTATCAATAGCCAGGGAGGTACAGCACGTCAAGTCATATCTGGCAATCGAACAGGCGCGCTTTGAAGAACATTTACAGGTCCACTGGAATATTGACGAAACTGTCAAGCGAAAACTTCCTCCCTTTACGCTGCAGCCCATAGTAGAAAATGCTGTCAAACACGGTCTCTACCCAAAAAACGCACCAGGAAACATTTATATCAGTTTGGAGCAGACTAAACACAAAATCATATTGATAGTTGAAGATGACGGTGTAGGGATGAACCCCAACGATATCAAACTTTACCTCAGTCCCAACGACTCCGCTGATCACATCGGCATCAGCAATGTAAACAATAGACTCAAGTCTCATTTTGGCAGCAGCTTTGGCTTGGCTATCAGCAGCAGGAAAAACGAAGGCACTAAAGTAAGAATTGTACTGCCTGCTGAAAAAGGAGGTAAAATTAATGCATAA
- a CDS encoding TerC family protein — protein MHLSTLLGPIFSIILINLVLSGDNAAVIGLAIKDLSEDNRKKAAIIGAGGAVLLRVILTVIAGVLITIPYLEFIGGVILIGITWSLISGNNDEANVKSDTTMWGAITTIIIADLTMSFDNVMGIAGAANGNTLLLILGLLISIPIVVFGSNLLAKVMNRYPVIIYIGGAILAHTSIDMILKDHGLDLTHYLNHTTTMAVSWGIALVVLLWGWMQVRQASGEES, from the coding sequence ATGCACTTATCTACATTACTTGGTCCTATTTTTTCAATTATCCTTATTAACCTGGTACTTTCAGGTGATAACGCTGCTGTCATTGGTTTGGCCATTAAAGACCTTTCTGAGGACAATCGTAAAAAAGCTGCAATTATTGGTGCCGGCGGCGCAGTGCTGCTAAGGGTCATTCTCACTGTGATAGCCGGGGTATTGATTACCATTCCCTACCTGGAATTTATCGGCGGAGTCATCCTAATTGGGATTACATGGAGCTTAATTTCCGGCAATAATGACGAAGCTAACGTAAAATCAGATACCACCATGTGGGGGGCAATCACCACAATTATTATTGCCGATTTAACCATGTCCTTTGATAATGTCATGGGAATTGCCGGCGCAGCTAACGGAAATACCCTTTTATTAATCTTAGGTCTGCTGATTAGCATACCTATCGTAGTATTCGGCAGCAACCTGCTGGCAAAAGTCATGAACCGTTATCCGGTAATTATCTATATCGGTGGTGCCATTCTGGCGCACACATCTATCGATATGATATTAAAAGATCACGGTTTGGATTTGACCCACTATCTTAACCATACCACAACAATGGCAGTTTCCTGGGGTATTGCCCTGGTAGTACTGCTTTGGGGCTGGATGCAGGTAAGACAGGCCTCAGGTGAAGAGAGCTAG
- a CDS encoding zinc ribbon domain-containing protein produces MSLEQRFQEEFKCSKCGNLGAHTKKLAMTGTGLSKMFDIQMNKYLFVSCTSCGFSEVYNLRTLEGKSGMDATDIFDVLFGG; encoded by the coding sequence ATGAGCTTGGAGCAGCGGTTCCAGGAAGAATTTAAATGTAGCAAATGTGGCAATTTGGGGGCACATACGAAAAAGTTGGCCATGACCGGTACAGGTCTTTCTAAAATGTTTGACATTCAAATGAACAAATATTTATTTGTGTCCTGTACAAGCTGTGGTTTTAGTGAAGTTTATAACCTGCGCACTTTAGAGGGTAAAAGTGGTATGGATGCGACAGATATTTTCGATGTTCTCTTTGGTGGATAA
- a CDS encoding class I SAM-dependent methyltransferase has translation MITFKSADFWLEAWQEGKKDALNALRDEVHTDGHYWDQRAKGFAKLGKTDEIEERAKKLAEILAARGRASKDMHLLDIGSGTGNYVIPLAHKLGQVMALDPSGEMLRLLRERADAEGLDNIDTGQLYWEKVDLAAKGWEQGFDVVMATMSPGISEVATLKKMIDASRGSCLLVGHLSREDTGRQELWGRLLGSEMRPVCPDIFYIFHLLYSWGYRPMLDTEEKVIVRYLGPEEIIEVYKTHFYPYLNMTKAMEGKIADYVREKTMDGRYREERRFTIGYLCWDV, from the coding sequence ATGATAACTTTTAAAAGTGCTGACTTTTGGCTTGAAGCATGGCAGGAAGGGAAAAAGGATGCGCTGAATGCTCTGCGGGATGAGGTGCATACTGACGGACATTACTGGGATCAGCGTGCCAAAGGCTTTGCTAAATTGGGAAAGACTGATGAAATCGAGGAGCGGGCGAAAAAGTTAGCAGAGATTTTGGCGGCTCGGGGCAGGGCTAGTAAGGATATGCATTTATTGGATATTGGTTCCGGCACCGGTAATTATGTCATTCCGTTAGCGCATAAACTAGGACAAGTAATGGCTCTTGACCCTTCAGGGGAGATGCTGCGTTTACTAAGAGAGCGGGCTGATGCTGAGGGTCTAGATAATATCGATACCGGACAATTGTATTGGGAAAAGGTAGATTTAGCGGCTAAAGGATGGGAGCAGGGATTTGATGTTGTGATGGCTACAATGTCACCGGGGATCAGTGAGGTCGCTACCCTAAAGAAAATGATAGATGCCAGTCGAGGCAGTTGTCTGCTCGTCGGACACTTAAGTAGAGAAGATACCGGCAGACAAGAATTATGGGGACGTCTGCTGGGCAGCGAGATGCGGCCTGTTTGCCCTGATATCTTTTATATCTTTCATTTGTTATATTCCTGGGGCTATCGCCCTATGTTGGATACTGAGGAAAAGGTGATAGTGCGTTACTTGGGTCCCGAGGAAATTATTGAAGTATATAAAACCCACTTTTACCCTTATCTTAATATGACTAAAGCAATGGAAGGGAAAATAGCTGATTATGTCAGGGAGAAAACGATGGACGGACGCTATCGGGAGGAACGCCGGTTTACCATAGGTTACCTTTGCTGGGATGTTTAA